Proteins encoded together in one Miscanthus floridulus cultivar M001 chromosome 16, ASM1932011v1, whole genome shotgun sequence window:
- the LOC136510886 gene encoding uncharacterized protein — protein sequence MTHETYHVERDGNDKEDEKKKKSVAFKATTSSKSKGKTKKEESSEEEACSSSNDDEEEMALFVRRFGKFMKKKGYGARRKKNSSKNKEEPRSDNDDDGKKDKKKEKKEKKMLKKKKKGHSYCVTWDSDASSSDDDESSDDEKKTTKNKTLASIAINNKPSLFDTTSPSCFMAKPSKVSSDEISSESESEDEEEPSKEELLDMLQKAQS from the exons ATGACTCATGAGAcctaccatgtggaaagggatgGGAATGACaaggaagatgagaagaaaaagaagagtgttgCATTCAAGGCAACcacatcatccaagagcaagggcaagaccaagaaagaagaatcaagtgaagaagaagcttGCTCGAGTtcaaatgatgatgaagaagaaatggctctatttgtgcgtcgatttggaaaattcatgaagaagaagggctatggtgctagaagaaagaagaactcatccaaaaacaaagaagaaccaagaag tgacaatgatgatgatggcaagaaggacaaaaagaaggaaaagaaagaaaagaagatgctcaagaagaagaagaagggtcacTCATATtgtgtcacatgggatagtgatgcttcttctagtgatgatgatgagtctagtgatgatgagaagaagacaaccaagaATAAGACACTTGCTAGtattgctatcaacaacaagccttccttatttgacactacctctccatcatgcttcatggctaagccATCCAAGGTATCATCTGATGAGATCTCTAGTGAGAGTGAAAGTGAGGATGAAG